TTGGAATGTGGCAAAAGCAGTCTAcaatggaagtatatagcaatacaagcctaccttaaagagcaagaaaaatctcaaacactcTTAACTTAcaactaaaggaatgagaagaacagcagaaggaaggaaataatagagattttttttttttacttttttttttttttaatcatccctTCAGTTTTAGAAACTGCGAGGTAATGCTTTATAATGCTTTCTGGAGgttagttagtttttttttttcccaatatatgaagttcatttttcaaattggtttccatacaacacccagtgctcatcccaaaaggtgccctcctcaatacccatcacccaccctcccctccctcccaccccccatcaaccctcagtttttaagagtctcttatgctttggctctcttccccctctaacctcttttttttttcctttccctcccccatgggtttctgttaagtttctcaggatccacacaagagtgaaaacctatggtatctgtctttctctgtatggcttatttcacttagcatcacacactccagttccatccatgttgctacaaagggccatatttcattctttctcattgccacgtggtaCTCCACTGtgtaaataaaccacaatttctttatccattcatcggttgatggacatttaggctctttccataatttggctattgttgagagtgctgctgtaaactttggggtacaagggtccctatgcatcagtactcctgtatcccttgggtagattcctagcagtgctattgctgggtcataaggtaggtctatttttcattttttgaggaacctccacactgttttccagaggggctgcaccagtttgcattcccaccaacagtgcaagagggttcccgtttctccacatcctcgccagcatccatagtctcctgatttgttcattttggccactctgactggcgtgaggcgatatctgagtgtggttggAAATAATAGacattaaggcagaaataagggatatacaaaccaaaaagacactagaccaaatcaatgaaaccaggggctggttccttgaaaacagtaatcaacatgaaaacctcctaggcagagttttcacaaagaagagagaaaggactcaaataaataaaatcaccaataagaaaggagaaacaacagtcaacaccacaaaaatacagttagaagataatattatgacctatatgcaacaaattggacactctgagaaaaatggacaaattcctagaaacacaagaactaccaaaactgaaacaggaagatacataaaatctgaaaacagaaagaaatcaaagcagtaagaaaaaaaaaatctcccccaacacaagagttcagggccagaggGCTTccctgatgaattctaccatccgtttaaggaagaggtaatatgtattctcctcgaactattacaaaaagtaaaaaagaaggaaaacttacaaattcaccTTATGAGGCCATCATCACCCTCATACCAACACCAGATAAAACCTCCACCAAAACCGAAAACTtccggggctcctgtgtggctcggtaGGTTTactgtccaactcttcattttggattaggacattatcttgcggtgcgtgggttcgagtcccacatcggaccatgcactgacagtgtggggcatggccaggattctctctctccctgtctctctgcccctccctcactcttatgtactctatctaaggaaagaaagaaacatttaaaaacatgttaaaaaattttaaataaaactgcagaccaaAAGCCTGATGAGTATGTATGcacaaattctcattaaaatacctgcaaattaaagtcaacaatacatgaatagaatcatttaccataatcaagtgggatatattcctgggctgcaagggtggttccacattcacagatcaatcaacatgatgcaccacaggaatagaaggataagaacaatatgatgctttcaacagatgcaggaaaaccatctgacaaaatgtcacatccattcatgataaaaaccctcagcaaagtacatggagactcaacctacctgcaaatcataaaggtcatctaggaaaaacccacaactcgtctcatcctcaatggggaaaaactgaaagcgtttcctccaaggtcagggacaagccagggatgacccctctcaccactaTTTTTCCACATAGtacaggaagtcctagccacagcaatcagacaaaaagagaaacgaggcatccaaattggccaggaagaAGCAGAACTTTCGCtgtttggaactgacatgatgctctctataaaaaacaggaaagactCCAATGAAAATTGCTGGGATTGATATACGAATTCGACAAatcacaatatacagaaatcaatgtacagaattctATTCCATTTCTGTAGACgaataatgaattaacagaaagagaaagtaagggatccatcccattgacaggtgcaccaaataccccaagatacctagaatgaacctaaccaaagaggtgaaagatctgtactctaaaggctgtgaaacattgatgaaagaaaaggaagaggacacaaaggaaaggaaaaagatttcaCCGTCATGGATGGGAAGCAGAAAATACTGTTagaatgtctacactcctcaaaacaatctgcATATGTACTGAAATCCCTTTCACACTAAcagaaacatttgtcacagaactacaacaaataatcccaaaatttgtatggaacgacaaagaccccaaacagcaaaaacaaaattgaagaagaaaactaaagctggaggcatcacaattccagacttcaggttGTATTAAAAAGCTGTACTGAACTGAGCAGTATGGTCCTGGcaaaaaacaacatcaacaacaacaacacagacgCAGAGATCAATAGAACGGAAacgcagaaatgaactcacacctatatggtcaattaattctcaacacagcaggaaagcatatccaatggaaaaaaaaagatagtctggggacacgtgggtggctgcAAAGCGTGTGATtgtgggttcagctcaggtcatgatctcagggcagtgcagagcatgtgtgggattgtcagtccccatttctctctgcccctcttctgcattctctctgtctctcaaaaataaatacataaacttaaagaaaatctcctcaacatatggttttggaaaaactagacagcaacctgcaaaacaaaacaagaccaacaacggaccaccttcttacaacatacacaaaagtaaatccaacatggataaagacctatgtgtgaaacctgaaaccagaaaaatcccagaggataattAACACAGgaagtatcttatttgacattggctgtacaaacgtctttgtagatatatctcctgagtggagggaaacacaagcaaaaataatgggacttcgtaaaaataaaaagcttctgtcaccaaggaaataatcaacaaaactgaaacacctacagaatactatttgcaaacgacatctgatgaagggttagtgtccaaaacaaataaagtcatacagcacccaaaaaaggagaaatccgattaaaaatgggcagaagacacgaatggacattttcccaaggaagacatacacatgaCCAAAGCcttgtgaaaagatgctcaacaatactgatcttcaggacAATACAATTCataagtacaatgagataacacagcACATccgtcagaatgactaaaatcaatgaagCAGCAGGTGTTGCAGCAGGTGTTAACATcaatgaaacagcaggtgttgccaaggatatgaggaaagagaaaccctcttgcactgtgggtaggaatgcaaactggtgcagccacactggaaaacatcacggacattcacaaaaaaaaaaaaaaaaaaaaaggaaatggaactaccttacgatccagcaatttcaccacgaggtatttccacaaagaatacaaaaataatccttcaaagggatacatgcactctgatgcttacagcagcattttctacaacagccaaattacggaaacttcccgagcatccatcaactgatgaataagttgagatgtagtatatggaatgtGATATTATTTAGCCGTAAAAACAGGAAAGCTTGTCATTTGCCACGAGGTGGAGGAGCGAcagaatgttatgctgggtgaaaaatgcctgtcagagaaagacaaataccaggtGATTTCACTAACAcgtggaaataaaacaaaacaaagggggggggggtgaaggacACAGTGACAAACAGACAGATTCTTCACtgggaaacaaactgagggcttcCACAGcgaggtggggaatgggtgaaacagctgctggggattacgaagtgcacctgggatgagcaccaggtgactcGTGCAAGGGTTACTCTATATTGCACACCGGAAACTATTCCACTGGGTcttcactcactggaatttaaattgaaagataacataaggttaatgaaacctacctaccaggttttctgtagttttcaatcacttcactaggttggaaaaataaccacaaatttttaaaaaagcatgtatgatgtgggggacagttgtgcccttacctccgtctctggttccagcaggacgcAGAAactgggtcccagctcattcttctagaaggtcgtgagaggagcatttcatgtattcacgtcctaacggaatgcagctccCGTGCTTCTCAacttctgtcagggtttcttcccggaaacgagcctgaatctggaaccaaccatcgactgcatcgatgaggtgatgtcgtgggaccccgCAATCCACGAGTCCTTCAGTAAAatatgtcttgttcaaatactgtccgggaaggggaggaatgaaacacgggaacagcccagaaaatgcaagggcctgtgctgcccagcaaccagcttgcccagggaagccacccagcgtcccctccccagcactcagtacaacaaggcagcggctcaggagatgccaagttgctgcaaacctcccaaggtctcccctggggtggGCGGCAGAACGCGCTGGAaaggcagctctgctctctgtcctgaggcagcggcagaggccctgagtctTCTGGGAGCAACAGCgacccttcctgctctgaggtgtcctgggtcagaaaagccgatggtgcgccctctgctggccatcactgcccaggcagaggaacccgcccctccgggtctgtggtgctcgagctctctctgctggtcaTCATGGGAATTCCTGCAATGTTGAAGGCCCTGGGGGCTCAGCTGAGGGACCGAAGGTACTCTGGGCAACCCAGCCTGTTCTCCGCATtgggaagggtcttagtgacagggcccgggacacaaagaaatcttttccttctcctttcttgtaagtgaagaatgaaaccgaatttattaacgtaatgacatcatttgtaatgctTTAAGCAATGTTCCCAGAAAAATAGACCACCAAATCacacatgctgaacaagaggtaatGGTGTTGACCACCTAAGTGtctaggttagataaagaatggtcacctttgagagagagacaccggcttccagctatggaatgaatgagcctagggatacaagggacagccaatggaagagagtcaatcctgtaataatattgttgcatgctttcacaggatagctacattTGTGCTTAAggacaacataatttatagacatatggaaggactacaatgtatgcctaaaacgaatacaacaaatgtgtgaagaatatttcaattaaaagtcGACATCATTTAtgctatctttaatttctctttctttgccaaTAAGCTCtcattcctggggcgcttgggtggcttactTGGCTAAGCTCCGcattccactcaggtcatgatcttgcagcccatcagtttgagccccgcgtcaggctctgtcctgacagctcagagcctggagcctgcctcagattcagtatctcccactctctcccccatCCGCAGCTCGGGCTctctcataaaaggaaaaaaaaagaaacattaaaaataaaaagtcattcctaatttagaatctgtgaaattccatctataccagattctctaacatgaCCATCTTGATGTTtagagcttatctgaaaagtcactaataatatctgatgacacatatgtgacaaggtcagaatgcaaCTTACAGGGAGCTTCACATCTGTTGTGAATTTACGACATGCATCCGTGGCttatatttccaatgaaatgtgctttagggatgCGGATGGATGAAATCATGTCCATCAGTCATGTAGGTCAATTTTCTACAGGACCATCATGCCTTCAATTAGGAATTGCCAtctcttcaaaatgaaaagaaagctgggaaaaGGAATTGTCTTTGAAGGACgtaagagaagactatggtgttttaaagggttcacctaccttctggaatcctcagattggttgtggacaggaggatagcaacccacgatttgGATGCACACTGCTCGTTCCAGAGGGAGAATATGGACATTCTTGTCATACACTTTTTATCAATATCAGCAGTTCAACTCTGCCAGGTCCAGACTGCCGGACCTGGGGGCAACATGATGCCTCGTGCCTGGGTTCAGAACACGAGGAACGCCAGCTGGTGGCGGGAGGGGGGAAATcccacagggcctggggcagtgaggcaGATGACCCcgggacacctccccacagggtAGGCTCTGGAgcttacctgccaaagagcagcacattCTCCCTGAAGACATCCTTCTCCATGACAGAACATAACGCTGGGCCCCGCAATTCCAGGAGAGGTGACAGATGCCCATCTTTTCAATTGCAATGGCCTCTGCAGAGCTTGGCCCCAGCGATGTTGGAGTCTTAGAGTCATGAAACTATGATGCCCATGATACCAGCCCTTTCTGCCCCAACACTCAGAGCCACTTcacacatcccctctcccctggcccatctCGCCCTGTCCACGTACCTGGACCAGGTCTCCACTTTTCtccttgtacttcctctttgtttctgtttctctctaaccaacctctctgtgtttcttcctttcactctctcaGTCTTGCCCCAATCCCCTATCACTCATCCAGTTTCTCTCCCCTTACCTGTCTCTTTGTCCACCTCTCCCCGGGCTTCAGGCTATCTGCTCTGTGCATGCAGCCCTGTCCAGGAGCACAGGgcactcctgtctctctctctctctcgtcatGTTTTGTCCCAGGCCCTGATCACAATGGAGGAGAATCCCCCATACAGCAGCTGCTCATATTGACATTTGCTAAAGCAAGGCTGGCAGCATGTGAACAGCCAGACGTTTACCCTTGGTGGCCCAGCCaggacaggagggctggagggctggatGGAGGGCTGGCTGCTTCCCTAAGCTGGAAGGAAAAAGGGGCTCACAGGGTTCAGGGTCCCTGATGTAGATTGGATTCGCTGATGTAGAAGGAGCCGTATGCTTACACCCAACTCTCCTGGGTGGTGTCAAAGGAACCTATCTTAGACCATggacctctgccctccccatgcCTCAATACGGCATCAGGGGGAGCTTTAGGGGACACGGTATGACTCGCCACAAAAATTGCATCATTTGCCCCCTTGGAGGCCACCTGGATGGGTGCTATTGGTGGCAGCTGGGAAGGTGGGCTGTGAAGCCAGGTTTGTCCACTCAGGATGGGGCGGAGTCCAGGGGATGGGGACCCTGTGCCATGTGCAGGGGTCCGTCCTTGGCCCTGACGGCCGGGCCAACGCTTGGGAAGAGACGTGACTGCACTGGTCGGAAgcggggcagggtgggtggaCAGCGCCACGGGCTGGTGGGTGGACAGCGCCAGGGTGGACAGGCTCTGCGGCCTCTGGTGCTCAGACGTGTCGTGAGAAGCTCAGTCAGCCGGGGGTGGGCGGCCAGGGTGGGAGTCTGGCCTCCCGGGTGTGTGATGGGGaaccagctccccacccccctgaaCACACTCTGCTGATGCTCGGCGGCCTTCTCAGAGGAGCAAAAGCCTCCCTCCTTCTGGAAGCGCCCCAAGTAGGAAcggtggccggggcgggggcgtcCTGGGCCCTGGGAGTCCGCCTGTCCTGGGGGAGAAGGTCAGCCCGCTGCGTCACCACATGCCTGAGGCCTGGGGACCCGTGCTCCgagctgggggtgaggaggggtgcctCCCCGGCCTCCGGGGGTGTAGGAGCCTGCCTTGGGGCATGCGGGGATCTTCCTCTGCTGGAGACACTGGCGGGGGCCAGTCCGCGTGGCTGAGGGCGGCCGAGTCTCAGGTGGGACGTGGGCCGGGGACGGCGTATCCAGGTGGCAGCCGCCCCCGGCCTCAGCCTGACACCCGGCTGCCTTTCTTTCCcatcctccaccaccccccccaccccggccaagTGGATCACTGCCCAAGCCGCCCGCCCACTTCCTGTGACCAAAACATAAAGGATCTCGGGGGCCCCCAGAGCAGAGACCCGTGGAGCCTGGCAAGGTAGGGGCGCTGTCCCCTCTCACACAGCTGCAGAGGCCCCTGGCCCCCTCCGGCCCTGAGCTGTCCCTCCATGTCCTCTCTCTTCGCAGATGCTGTGGCTGTTGCTTCTGACCCCCTTCTTCTCGGGGACCTGCGTCGTGGGGAGCCCAGGTGAGTCCTGACCCCACGGGAGTCCTCCCTTCCCAGAGGCTCCTGTAACCTTGTCTCCAGTTCCAGTGGCTTGGGGGCCTTGGAGCTGCCTGTCTGTGCCCTCAGGGGAGGCCTAGGTGGGGACTGGGCTCGGCCCGGGCCCCGaggcctggcctccctcccccctcatgttgttcccagcctccctcccccctcctgttGCTTCCCAGCCTCCCTATCTGGAAACGAGCTGGTGGGCATCGTCGGGGGCCAGAGTGCCCCCCAGGGGAAGTGGCCGTGGCAGGTCAGCCTGAAAGTCTACAATTATAACTGGGCCTCCTGGGTGCACATCTGCGGGGGCTCCCTCATCCACCCCCAGTGGGTGCTGACCGCCGCCCACTGCATCGACCGGTGAGTCTGCTAGCTGCCATCCAGCTCTGGGTGAATCAGGAGGTGTGGGAATCTGGGCTCCAGGCGGGGCGGAGGGAGCCGCCCTCGAAGGACCCGCCTCCGTGGCTTCTTTGCGACCCCAGGAAGGACGCTGACCCGGCAGCTTACCGCATCCATGCCGGGGACGTGTACCTCTACGGGGGGAGGACGCTGCTGAATGTGACCCGCGTTATCGTCCACCCCGACTACATCAACGCCCATCTGGGTGCGGACGTGGCCCTGCTCCAGCTGTCACACTCTGTGAAATACACGGCTAACGTCAGGCCTGTCAAGCTCTCGTCGGCCCTGCTTGAAGTCACCCCAGAGGACGAGTGCTGGGTGACCGGCTGGGGCACCGTCATGGTGCACCGTGTGtacggggtgggggttgggaggggttcGGGGCCACGAGAGGCATTTCCAGACCTGGCCACACGGAGAAGTCCTGGCGGGTGGGCGGCTGCAGGTTCTGGAAAGGAATCGCCTTCcgacaccctcccccacccaccccgtgtGCGCCCCAATCGGGAGATCCGACCCCAGAGGCAGGAGGGTCCCTGAAGCACAACTGAGCTCGGGACCCAACACTGTGACGAGGAAATTcatattcttagttttttttccaACTTATAGGAAGATATTGGGGGGCAGGCAGAAatgctcaccccccccccccccattttctttcCGGTCCTTCCAACTAAAGGCAGAACCCACCCCCCGGGTCTTAGGGATTTAGAGGGAGATGGGAACCCTGCACCCTGGGGTCCCCACGGTAGCGATCCGGGCGGGAACGCAGGCTCGCGGCCGACAGCGGGGGCCACGCTCCAGCCTCCGGTCACGTCTGTCCCCCAGAGTCGCTGCCTCCGCCCTACCGACTGCAGCAGGTGGCGGTGAGCGTGGTGGAGAACGCCGTCTGTGACCAGCAGTACCACAACGCCACCAGCCACCGCTTGGCGGGCAGGAAGATCATCCAGGACGACATGCTGTGTGCGGGGACCGAGGGCCGGGACTCCTGCCAGGTGAGTCCCAGCCCATCCCGGCCCCCACCCCGCGCTGGAGGCCAGCCGGGGCtcagtgctctctctccttcctcagggCGACTCTGGAGGCCCTCTGGTCTGCAACACGATGGGTGCTTGGCACTTGGTGGGAGTGGTCAGCTGGGGTGACAGCTGTGCCGTGAGAAACCGTCCCGGGGTCTACGCTCGCGTCCAGACGTACGTGCCCTGGATCACGCAGCAAATCGGGAGGGGCCTCTGACCAGGGCCTGCTGGCCGTCCGCCCGGCTGGGCCCGGAGGACCGACGCCTTCCTCCCCCCAGAGCCTGCTGCTTCAGCCTCTGCGCCCCCGTCCCTGGCCTGGGCTCCGCCTTTGCTTCTGGCCTCCTCAGTGTCCGGGACTTCCCTGACTGCTGGGGGAAGGAGCAAGAAGATGCCAGGGGGCGGGCGGGAAGTCCCTGGGGCCCAGGGTGCCTCGCTGTGCTGTCTGTCAAATTAAAGAGCTTGAGGAATGACCAGAGTGCGGTCAGTCTCTGTGGAGTGGGCTCTCCGTGGGAGCGTGTCGGCCAGCCCCGAGGTACAGGGGGCTGCGCTGGGGCTGGTGTCCTACCAGGCTTGGCAAGGGAGAGTGAGGTTCTCAGGGTTGGCTCCACTCTGCGGCCACAGCCGCCAGCTCTGTCCTGCACCGGAGGCCACCACGTGGTTTCAACCTTGCATCCATTCCTCCTTCCATGCCCCATCTTTCcaaccatccatctgtccatcccacTTCTCTTGTAAGGCAAGGTCTGTTCTGGGAATTAACCAGTTGCCACACAAAAGTGACCTGGATATGATGCCAATTTGTCCTCCCCTTTAGGGACGTGCTTACCCATCTGGGTACCTTCAGGTGAGGGTCTTCGCTGGCTCCCCAGGGGGAGTTGGGTATGAGCTCCAGGTTCAGAGCCCCTGGTTGGGTATGAGCTCCAGGTGCTGggcagcagctggagagaaatgcCCGGTAGGCAGCCGGGTGAGGGGCTGGAGGCCACGGTGCCCCAGGGCCATGATGTGTGTGCGCTGCAGGGTTAGGGGGTGCCCTGAGCCCATGTGCTGGGCCAGGGTGGGGCAAGGAGGGCCCATTCACCTGCTgtgcaggggggaggagggaggagggaggagctgagaggcAGGCTCCGTGGCAGGCCCCACCTGCTCCTTCTGAGCACCTGCAGCTATGGCTGTCCCCACCATTTGTGCCCCGTGGATGTTGCCCCCTGGACTAAGTGGCCGTCTCTGGGCCGCACAGGCCACAGCAGGACCAGGGCGGCCCCGGGTGGCCTGTCTGTAAACCCACGTTTGTTTTTCCTTGTCACCCggacaggggtggggatgggtgtcccccacctccaggaagccctccccggTTCGCGGGGGGCACACTGGCTCttctcctctgtcctccaggagTCGGGTCTTCGGGGCTGCCCCGGAGGGTCCCAGCTCGAGGCCCAGAGTGAGCCAGGAGACAGTCAGGCCTCGTGACAGGCGTCTGTGCCTGCCCACGCTGCTCACGTCCCTGCCCCCGTGCCCGCTTGGTGTCCCGTGGTCTTCACCGCAGATCAGATGGGCACAGCCCCCAGCTGCCCAGCTCAGAGCAGGCGCTTCCTAACCGTCCGCCGTGTGGCCAGGGCCTGATGACAGAGCCGATTaggggccctgggagggggctggACTTGTCTGCACCCGGCCCCGGCTTGAGACAGGAACTCTGAGGGACATCTGTGCCCCCCCCAATGTCTCTGGACACGGTGCGTTTCTGCCCCCTATTTGACAGGAGAGCAAactggggcacagggagggggtcCTGTCCCTAGATGCCTTCCTTCTCTGGCCCCGGGGATGCCCTCCCAGCCTGCTGGGGCCTCTGGTTGCCCAGGGGACATGGGTCACATGGGCCCACGTGGTGGCCTCCGCAGGGGGAACCCtcctccttgcccccacccccacattagCCGCTGACTCATCTCTGGCTGCCCTCGGCCTTGACCTTTCCTGGCCTAGGCTGTGTGGGTTTGGTTTCCAGGCACACAggaagcccccacccctgccccgcccgAGGTGCGCTTCATCTCTGATCTGCAGCTCTGGGCGTGAAGGAGCCTAGTCACATCTTTCCACCCTCACCCTGTCCCCTCAGagcctttccttgcctttccttgcAAGACGTGCCTCCGTCCACACCTCATCCGGCTCGAGGCCTACTCAGGCCTCAGAAAGTTCTAGAACTCATCACCCCAACAACGGACAGGGACAACTCCTGGGTGGGATgagggaaggtggaaggaggATGGATttcttggttgtttcttttttttatcttaacaCGTCCATATCCTCCAAGAGTTTCCAGGGGGCACGTACTACACTTGTCATAAAAATAACTTCCGGGTTAAGAAGAAGGTgcggcctccctgcccccctgtgGCGAGGTCTCACGTCACATGGCAGCCGAGGGGGTCTGATGGGCAGAACCGGGGCCCGGTCTCCTGATGCCCCTCTGGCCCCCGCCCTCGCTGGGCCCCTTCCCTGAGGGCTCCACACACACCAGGGGAAGGTCCCGCCTCGGTTCTTCCACAGCCCCCCTCAATGTGAGGTCAGTTCTAGGAGGAGTAGAGCGCACGTGTGTGAACAACCGAGAAATCTTCAGTCTACACGCACAAACACCTCCGACTGCGAAAAtcttatgcccagaattcgtgatccccaaagaccaccagggagccgagtctgatgcaaaagcaaagagcctttattcgagctagctcgagctcaatcccctacctgcacggACGCAgaggtgagataccagggagagagagcgagtttcaaaaggacaaagattTTACTGGGGCCTAGGGGccgttggtgaggtaatggctgtggcctcagccgactggctggggaagggtccgagtcctgtgaGGCAGGTGAGccggaggttactcaaggggaggaggcgtggtcaaggtgaaggacacagaacaagatggagttggtcGGCGTAGGCCCTTTCATTCCTCCCTTGTCATGTAGCTTTcggacccaatcatgggaccggctgcatttatggtgacaagggcaacagagtttggaggttacgcaaagttctgggaaccaagtgtccctggggtggctctgggaggtctgatTAAGTACTGTCCCCGAGCCggtgtctatgatctgccaggtgatgttttgggggcgtggggactcccggcagcatgagcaatgacatGCAGAGTTAATAGAGTTACGAATATTTGGTGGGTGAGCTTGAGCGGGTCCTGTTGGTCCCGATTGACGGCTCATCGCGTGACAAAGTCCTTCCGGATCGAGGAGGGGTCCACTGGccgaacgtgggtgtgatggacccaggtcaCGATGCCATCTACTTTGAGAGTGGTGGGGGTTGTCAGCACCACGATGTAGGGTCCTTTCCAGCACGGCTCGAGGTCTCTCGGTGGTGCCTCTTAATGTAGACCCAGTCTCCtggcctgtactgatgaggtgtcggGTTGGGCCAGCCTCGTAGATGGCACGGAGGCGCGGCCAAATGTCCTCGTGCGCCCTttggagccctctcaaggaaagaaaaagttcttgatctttaaactaaAGTTTGGGAATAATAGGGGGTGGCCTGCTAAATatgatctcgtagggagtaaaacccagtgtAAGGAGTGTTCCTAACCCGGTAAAGGGCGTAtggtaggagagtcacccagtccccaccagtctccatggttaatttggtaagggtctcttttagggttccattcattctttctacctgtcctgagctctggggcctataagcacaat
This window of the Neofelis nebulosa isolate mNeoNeb1 chromosome 18, mNeoNeb1.pri, whole genome shotgun sequence genome carries:
- the LOC131501071 gene encoding serine protease 29-like, whose translation is MLWLLLLTPFFSGTCVVGSPASLSGNELVGIVGGQSAPQGKWPWQVSLKVYNYNWASWVHICGGSLIHPQWVLTAAHCIDRKDADPAAYRIHAGDVYLYGGRTLLNVTRVIVHPDYINAHLGADVALLQLSHSVKYTANVRPVKLSSALLEVTPEDECWVTGWGTVMVHQSLPPPYRLQQVAVSVVENAVCDQQYHNATSHRLAGRKIIQDDMLCAGTEGRDSCQGDSGGPLVCNTMGAWHLVGVVSWGDSCAVRNRPGVYARVQTYVPWITQQIGRGL